In the Corythoichthys intestinalis isolate RoL2023-P3 chromosome 12, ASM3026506v1, whole genome shotgun sequence genome, one interval contains:
- the LOC130927335 gene encoding uncharacterized protein LOC130927335 isoform X1: MACKNVKTEPESEENGYEVERIIDKRVEGGEVLYRVRWRGYCSDDDTWEPEGQLEDCREVLLAYKKAAIELAKEPEEKKPVLQLPTKSDLFDADSESNSDKDMPAADAPVFKKKKKKACEQPPEDDNEEPPRKEKKKDKWRDEFKPLPAPETDEEEKTAKIKKRLIDSEDEDEMPHKKPRKDKSKDGKHKKDRGGEDTKKKKVKYGVVVTSDEDLSEGLSEEKPCPDEQQSKPKKKPDVKLKGIKDLMQEKKSEPKESGQLKLKVPTASKVREDAGPPSSDSSVSSGLHRKSTSKSQESVLTAKPSSSTSKPWEDEATREDPKGSTNHFETLLLNCEAKDRALRRPPDKSISKPSKILGKLEKIKPVRESLPSKELERTDKSREPEARRLVMEHGEDFSTPSEASSDASSAASDQDFIPDFGSNEPEDELEEHKSPDDDDDKEEGEQKNWRSKNGKIMWSATHDVAGHYIPPAIPLPGPTCYATARISSPESAFNLFFTEDIINHIVKMTNLQGNRTMTGWMAMTTQEMRTYLGLLILSGVYKSRHETTSSMWNKKTGRTFFAEAMGHTRFVRINRLLRFEDKLRRPQRHHETKMSPILELWRMWNSLLPRLFNLGREVCIDEQLISFRGRCSFRQYIPSKPAKYGLKIWALCDVNTAYAWKLDVYTGKPPGGQREKNLAMQVVLGLCDSLEGHTLTTDNFFTSFTLADELKKKKMSLVGTLRKNKAEIPLQLLQLQDRALLSSLFAFTKDKCLVSYYPKKGKNVLVLSTKHRKPQGENSSKKKPQIILDYNRCKGAVDRLDQVCGTYSVRRRAQRWPMCLFYHMVDVSCYNAFVLFTEINPDWNAGKRYKRRLFLEELGMALIEPEMLRRRQLKTQGFQAAEATPVPSSKRKQCGLCVNPLRASNVCSKCDISVCRKHMRPICMNC, from the exons CAACTACCGACCAAGAGTGACCTGTTTGACGCCGACTCTGAGAGCAACAGCGACAAGGACATGCCCGCCGCCGACGCGCCTGTCttcaagaagaaaaagaaaaaggctTGCGAGCAGCCACCGGAAGACGACAACGAGGAGCCTCCTCGAAAGGAGAAGAAAAAGGACAAGTGGCGAGATGAATTTAAGCCTTTGCCCGCCCCAGAGACAGACGAGGAGGAGAAGACGGCGAAGATCAAGAAGCGTCTGATCGACTCGGAGGATGAAGACGAAATGCCGCACAAGAAGCCCAGGAAGGACAAGAGCAAAGATGGCAAGCACAAGAAGGACAGAGGCGGCGAGGACACTAAGAAGAAGAAAGTCAAGTACGGCGTGGTGGTGACTTCGGATGAGGACCTCAGCGAAGGTTTGTCGGAGGAGAAACCTTGCCCGGACGAGCAGCAATCCAAGCCCAAGAAGAAGCCTGACGTCAAGCTGAAGGGCATCAAAGACCTGATGCAGGAAAAGAAGAGCGAGCCGAAGGAGAGCGGCCAACTCAAGCTCAAGGTCCCAACCGCCTCCAAAGTTCGAGAGGACGCTGGCCCGCCCTCTTCAGACTCCAGCGTTAGCTCGGGTCTGCACCGAAAGAGCACGAGCAAAAGTCAGGAATCGGTGCTGACTGCAAAGCCATCCTCCTCCACCTCCAAGCCCTGGGAGGATGAAGCCACCAGGGAGGACCCCAAAGGTTCCACTAACCACTTTGAAACCCTTCTGCTCAACTGTGAAGCCAAAGACCGTGCTCTCCGCAGACCACCTGACAAGAGCATCAGCAAGCCGTCCAAG ATCCTGGGAAAGCTCGAGAAAATCAAGCCCGTCAGAGAGTCTCTCCCATCAAAAGAACTCGAAAGGACGGACAAGTCCAGGGAGCCAGAAG CTCGACGATTGGTCATGGAGCATGGAGAGGATTTTTCCACTCCATCAGAGGCATCTTCCGATGCCTCTTCCGCTGCCTCTGATCAGGATTTTATCCCTGACTTTGGGTCCAATGAGCCGGAAGATGAGTTGGAGGAGCACAAAAGTCCGGATGATGACGACGATAAGGAGGAGGGCGAGCAGAAGAATTGGAGatcaaaaaatggcaaaataatgtGGTCAGCTACTCACGATGTTGCCGGACATTACATCCCCCCGGCCATTCCATTGCCGGGTCCAACATGCTACGCCACAGCCAGGATCAGTAGCCCCGAGTCGGCTTTCAATTTGTTTTTTACTGAGGACATAATCAATCATATCGTTAAGATGACAAATTTACAAGGAAACCGTACGATGACTGGGTGGATGGCGATGACCACGCAAGAGATGAGGACCTATTTAGGGCTTTTGATCCTGTCTGGAGTATATAAATCAAGACATGAGACAACAAGCAGCATGTGGAACAAGAAAACAGGTCGCACATTTTTTGCAGAGGCAATGGGGCATACCAGATTTGTGCGTATAAATAGGCTGTTGCGATTTGAAGACAAGCTACGGAGGCCACAGCGACATCATGAAACGAAGATGTCGCCTATTCTGGAACTGTGGAGGATGTGGAACAGTCTTCTGCCCCGCTTGTTCAATCTTGGCAGGGAGGTCTGCATTGATGAGCAGCTCATTTCATTCAGGGGCCGCTGCTCCTTCCGGCAGTACATCCCCTCAAAGCCGGCCAAATATGGCCTTAAAATCTGGGCATTATGCGATGTCAACACCGCATATGCCTGGAAACTTGATGTCTACACAGGCAAGCCACCTGGGGGACAGCGGGAGAAAAACCTGGCCATGCAGGTAGTGTTAGGGCTGTGTGATTCTCTTGAGGGTCACACCCTCACAActgataatttttttacatcattCACTCTGGCcgatgaactaaaaaaaaaaaaaatgtccttggTTGGAACACTAAGGAAAAACAAGGCCGAAATTCCTCTGCAGCTCCTCCAGCTTCAAGACAGAGCACTCCTCTCGAGCCTCTTTGCTTTCACCAAAGACAAGTGTTTGGTCTCTTACTACCCCAAAAAAGGCAAGAACGTGCTTGTGCTTAGCACAAAGCACAGGAAACCGCAAGGTGAGAACAGCAGCAAGAAAAAACCTCAAATTATTCTTGACTACAACAGGTGCAAAGGAGCTGTAGACCGCCTAGACCAG GTGTGTGGCACCTACTCTGTCCGCCGGCGGGCACAGAGATGGCCAATGTGCCTGTTTTATCACATGGTGGACGTGTCGTGCTATAATGCTTTCGTGCTCTTCACTGAAATCAACCCGGATTGGAATGCAGGAAAGCGGTACAAGCGGagacttttccttgaagaacttGGTATGGCACTTATTGAGCCAGAAATGTTGCGCAGAAGGCAACTAAAAACCCAAGGCTTCCAGGCTGCAGAGGCCACACCTGTACCTTCATCAAAGAGAAAGCAGTGTGGACTTTGTGTCAACCCACTGAGAGCGTCCAATGTCTGCTCTAAATGTGACATATCAGTATGCCGAAAGCACATGAGGCCGATTTGCATGAATtgttag